DNA sequence from the Lysinibacillus sp. OF-1 genome:
CGGTTCATTGGCAAAAACAAGCTCCCCTTCTACCATAGAATACATATCCCCTGTGAATCGAATATTTTTCAAGTACTCGATAAAGTCCTCCTTGTAGCCCACTTCCTCACGTAAATAGGTAATATCGGATTCGCTAAAATGAAAATCACGTAGATAATCAAGCATTCGCTCTAACCCAGCAAATATGGCATAGCCATTACCAAAAGGTAATTTCCTAAAATATAATTCAAAAACTGCTTTTTTATTATGTATGCCATCCGCCCAGTAGGATTCTGCCATATTAATTTGATATAAGTCTGTGTGTAGCGCTAAGCTATCATCTGCATAGTTTGATCTCAAAAGAAACCCCTTCTTCCGCTTTGATAATTAGTCCTAGTATACACTATATACCCAAATTCTTGCGTTTTACATATCTTCTATTTGATGTTAGGTTTTCTAACATAAATAGTCAGAAAATTTAGAACTGTTCACGTTTTAGACACATTTTTTAGTACCGCTTTCATTCCTTTTATAAAAACATTTTCTGCAAACTATTTCGAGAATAGAAATATAAGATGTAAGGTAATATAACATGCATTCTAAAAAAACAATTGCATTGATTTTTATTCCGCTTTAACATGTAAATTAAATTTACGCAAGGAGCTGGTACACATGAAAAAAATTGAAGCAATCATTCGTCCTGAAGTTTTTGGGGCCGTTCGGGACGGACTTGCAAAGGAAGGAATTGCAGGTTTAAGCGTCTCTGAAATTGCCGGCTGTGGTCGTCAGTTAGGTAGAACAGGACTCTTTCGCGGCAATACGTATGAAATTGAATTTTTACCTAAATTGAAATTGGAAATGATTGTGGACGATGGGAAAATCGATGCCATCGTAGAGATTTTATTGCGTGAAGCAGCAACTGGCAAGGTCGGGGACGGAAAGATTTTCATTTATCCAGTAGAACAAGCAATTCGTATCCGAACAAAAGAAGTCGGATCGATTGCAGTAGAGTAAAGGGGGAAGATATAGATGGATGCAGTATTATTATCGGTTAATTTAATTTGGGTGATGCTTGGCACTATTTTAGTATTCTTTATGCACGCTGGTTTTGCTATGGTCGAGGCTGGATTTACCCGCTCGAAAAATGCCGTCAATATCATCATGAAGAATTTCCTAACGATTTCCCTTGGTGGCATTGTCTATTTTTTATGTGGTTACGCCATTATGTTCGGCGACACAGTAGGTGGTATTTTCGGCACTAGCGGCTTTGCTTTAAAAGGAGTAGATGATCTTTCCTTCTTTATCTTCCAAACAATGTTTGCTGCAACTGGAGCAACGATTTTGTCTGGCGCTGTCGCAGAACGTACTAATATTTTTGCTTATATCGGCGTCATTATACTTATGTCTTTAGTTGTTTATCCTGTTGTTGGTCACTGGGTTTGGAGTGGGCAAGGCTGGTTAACAGATCTAGGCTTTGTTGATTTTGCCGGCTCTACAGTTGTTCACTTAACGGGGGCTGTCGCAGCATTTGTCGCAGCTGTTATGGTTGGACCTCGACTTGGTAAATATGAAAATGGTCGAGTAAATGTAATTACAGGACACAGTATTCCATTAGGAGCTTTAGGCGTATTTTTACTTTGGTTTGGTTGGTTCGGCTTTAATGGAGCTTCAACGTTAGCTGCCGATCCTGAACTTGTTCCTAGTGTTATTTCCAATACATTCTTTGCAGCAGCTGCTGGTGTAGTTGCTACCGCTTTCTATACGAAATTCCGTTACGGTCATATTGATGGCTCCCTTACATTAAACGGTGCATTAGCCGGGCTTGTAGGGATTACGGCTGGTGCTGCGAATGTCAGTATCATGGGCTCCCTCATCATCGGCTTAATCGCCGCGCCATTACTTGTAGAAGGTGTACGTTTCCTTGAATGGAAGCTAAAAGTAGATGATCCTGTTGGAGCGATTGCGGTTCACGGTATTTGTGGTATTTGGGGAACATTGGCAGTTGGTTTATTTGACATTGGTGGTCAAGGTTTATTGTATGGCGGTGGTTTTGGTCTACTAGGGATTCAAGCAATCGGTGTCATCGCAACAGTTGCCTGGGTTAGCGTATCTGTGTCAGCAGGCTTATTGATTATCAAAGCATTTATCCCATTACGTGTAACAGCTGAAGAAGAGATTGCTGGTTTAGATGTAATGGAGCATGGCGCTCCTGCTTACGAATTCCAAGACATTTTCAAAAGCTCTGCTGTACGAGGAGAAACCTTTGCTCATCGCTTAACACATTTCGGTAAATCACAAAGCAATGCCCAAGAAGAACAACATGTATAGCTAGTGGAAAAATCTGCTCCTGTATCTCTAGATGATGGGGGCAGATTTTTCTTTTTTAGTTCGGTAATTATTTCCAATTCTTTCGCTCAAAACGCTCTTCCCATTGCTCAAACCACCCTTCATCAACCTTCACTTAATTTAAACTTGCTCTAACTCAAGTAAAAACTGTTTCATAGCGAGGCCACTTCGGAAGCCTGTTAATTGACCATTTTTGCCAATGACTCGATGGCATGGAATAATCGCTAGTATTGGATTTGCACCAATTGCAGTCCCTACAGCTCTAACTGCTTTCGGATTACCAATGCGTTGTGCGATATTACCATAGGATGTTGTTGTACCATAAGGCAATTCTTTTAGGGCATCCCAAACGGCTAATTGAAAAGGTGTTCCCTTTACATGGACAGGTAGGTCAAACTCAGTAAGCTCCTTGTTAAAATAAGCAGTTAACTGAGCCTTATATGGCTGTAATTTTTCTGGATTTTCTTCAAAGCCATACCCTTTAAAAGGTTTTTTAGCCCACTCTTCTACTTCCTCAAATGATGCATTTGGTGTTCCTATATAGACAATACCTTTATCTGAAGCCACTAGATACATATCCCCTTGTGTATACGTTAATGTATCGACATACAATATTTGCATTTCCAAATCCCCTACTTTCTACTATTTAAACTGCATCTTCCAGTCATTTCATGCTACAGTTATTTTACCGACTATAACAAAGGAGTTTCAATAAATGAATACGTTATATGAGCCTGCCATTCACTTTCAACAAGTTCATTTTTCAGTAAATGACAAAATGATATTAAAGTCAATTACTGGGTCATTTCCAAAAGGGCAAATTACGACTCTTGTTGGTCCTTCTGGTGCTGGTAAAACAACGCTACTTAAATTATGTAATGGTCTTCTGTCACCAACAAACGGGCATATACTCGTTGAAAATCAGCCTATTTCTACATATGAGCCCACCGCTTTAAGGAGACATGTTGGTATTGCTTTACAGGCAGCTCCGATGATAGCAGGTACAGTGCTAGATAATCTCGCCCTTCCCCGTACACTACAGGGGCAAAAACTCTCGCAGCAGGAGGCTGTCCAATATTTAGAGGATGTTGGATTAAACGAAAGCTTCTTACACCAATCAACAAGTGAATTGTCTGGTGGACAACGTCAAAAGGTATCCATTGCACGAACCCTGATCAATCAATCCTCTATTTTATTATTAGATGAAATTACATCTGCGCTGGATCGTCAATCCGTACAAGAAATTGAAAAATTGATTGCTACTATTAACAAAAAATACAATGTCACGATAATTTGGATTACACATAATTTGCAACAAGCATTGACAATTGGTCACTATACATGGGTTATGATGGATGGGGAGTTAATTGAAACTGGTAAAAGTGCTTTACTTGAAGCCCCAACGAATCCACGTGTTGCAGCGTTTGTTCAGGGGGTTAATCAATGACATTTACAGCCTTATCCTTAACCCTAATCTTTGTCTGTATTCCTCTCATATTATCTAAAACATTAAAGTTGGGTCTTGAAAAAGATACGCTCATTGCAACGTTACGTTCCATTGTTCAATTGCTTGCTGTCGGCTATATTTTAAAATTTGTTTTTGACGCCAATAGTTATGGTTATATACTTCTCATGGTAGCGCTAATGATTGTCGTCGCAACATTAAATGCACGAAAAAAAGGGGTGGGTATTAAAGGAATTACTTGGAAAATAGCACTGACACTTGTCGTCATAGAAATTGTTACACAAGGTGTCTTGCTAGGATTTCATATTGTTCCAGCTACTGCCCAGTATATCATTCCGATTAGTGGGATGTTAATTGGCAATTCGATGGTGCTGTCCATTTTATTTTTAAATCGTTTTACAGCTGAAATTAGTAGCCATAAAGATCAAATGGAATTAATTTTATCGCTAGGTGGCACGCCAAAACAAGCCGTTCATCGCCAACTGATTAATGCCGTAAAAGCTAGTATGATTCCTACGATAGAAAGCCAAAAAACAATCGGTTTAGTACAGCTACCAGGTATGATGAGTGGGCAAATTATTGGTGGGGCTGACCCTATCCATGCTGTCCAATTTCAACTTTTAATCATCTTTGCGCTCTTAACAACAGCAACATTATCCAGCATCATGATTGGTTTTTTAAGTTATCCTGTGCTATTTAATGAACGTATGCAAATACTTGATATGAAATAATTGTTAAGCTGAAATGAATATAGTTTAAAACATTTATGTTATACTAAAAAGAAAATGCAGTTAGGAGAATGACCATGTTATTACGCGATTTTTTCATCCAGTTATCTGAAAACCAACTATTAAATAGTGCTGCAAAGAAATATGGCCTAAAATTAGGAGCACAGAGTGTAGTAGCTGGTACAAATATCGAAGAAACAATTGCAAGCATCAAAGAACTAAATGCACATAATATTTCTTGTACGGTAGACAACCTAGGTGAATTTGTTTCAAGTAAAGAAGAAGCAACG
Encoded proteins:
- a CDS encoding ABC transporter ATP-binding protein, which encodes MNTLYEPAIHFQQVHFSVNDKMILKSITGSFPKGQITTLVGPSGAGKTTLLKLCNGLLSPTNGHILVENQPISTYEPTALRRHVGIALQAAPMIAGTVLDNLALPRTLQGQKLSQQEAVQYLEDVGLNESFLHQSTSELSGGQRQKVSIARTLINQSSILLLDEITSALDRQSVQEIEKLIATINKKYNVTIIWITHNLQQALTIGHYTWVMMDGELIETGKSALLEAPTNPRVAAFVQGVNQ
- a CDS encoding ABC transporter permease; the protein is MTFTALSLTLIFVCIPLILSKTLKLGLEKDTLIATLRSIVQLLAVGYILKFVFDANSYGYILLMVALMIVVATLNARKKGVGIKGITWKIALTLVVIEIVTQGVLLGFHIVPATAQYIIPISGMLIGNSMVLSILFLNRFTAEISSHKDQMELILSLGGTPKQAVHRQLINAVKASMIPTIESQKTIGLVQLPGMMSGQIIGGADPIHAVQFQLLIIFALLTTATLSSIMIGFLSYPVLFNERMQILDMK
- a CDS encoding ammonium transporter, which produces MDAVLLSVNLIWVMLGTILVFFMHAGFAMVEAGFTRSKNAVNIIMKNFLTISLGGIVYFLCGYAIMFGDTVGGIFGTSGFALKGVDDLSFFIFQTMFAATGATILSGAVAERTNIFAYIGVIILMSLVVYPVVGHWVWSGQGWLTDLGFVDFAGSTVVHLTGAVAAFVAAVMVGPRLGKYENGRVNVITGHSIPLGALGVFLLWFGWFGFNGASTLAADPELVPSVISNTFFAAAAGVVATAFYTKFRYGHIDGSLTLNGALAGLVGITAGAANVSIMGSLIIGLIAAPLLVEGVRFLEWKLKVDDPVGAIAVHGICGIWGTLAVGLFDIGGQGLLYGGGFGLLGIQAIGVIATVAWVSVSVSAGLLIIKAFIPLRVTAEEEIAGLDVMEHGAPAYEFQDIFKSSAVRGETFAHRLTHFGKSQSNAQEEQHV
- a CDS encoding P-II family nitrogen regulator, translating into MKKIEAIIRPEVFGAVRDGLAKEGIAGLSVSEIAGCGRQLGRTGLFRGNTYEIEFLPKLKLEMIVDDGKIDAIVEILLREAATGKVGDGKIFIYPVEQAIRIRTKEVGSIAVE
- a CDS encoding methylated-DNA--[protein]-cysteine S-methyltransferase gives rise to the protein MQILYVDTLTYTQGDMYLVASDKGIVYIGTPNASFEEVEEWAKKPFKGYGFEENPEKLQPYKAQLTAYFNKELTEFDLPVHVKGTPFQLAVWDALKELPYGTTTSYGNIAQRIGNPKAVRAVGTAIGANPILAIIPCHRVIGKNGQLTGFRSGLAMKQFLLELEQV